One genomic window of bacterium includes the following:
- a CDS encoding vitamin B12-dependent ribonucleotide reductase: protein MQPNNTKLQIKRYFTKPEDNQLNKIQFEKRKSEIVNEKNEVILSQDNVEVPTTWSQTATEIMTKLYLRKRGVPKKAAESYKEFENGKGDFRSYVEVHNVNSDDLTDEETTSENSIKQLAHRMAGTWTYWGEKYGYFESKEDVKAFYDELRYMIISQTAAPNSPQWFNTGINWAYGIQGGPQGHYYIDPDTKQVVKATDTYTHPQPHACFIQTLKDDLVNEGGIFDMLRKEAIIFKFGSGSGANYSSLRGKGEKLTAGGTSSGLMSFLKIFDVSAGSIKSGGTTRRAARMVVLNVDHPEIEEFIDWKMKEERKVASLSAGSQNNYKFLKKVIEEYHKLKISNKDQSDESKDYELRLLISSANDAFVPLNYIKRVLMLVDNGLKPEDFTYEKYDTDFRSEAYETVNGQNANNSVRVTNEFMQAVEKDLDWNLIARTDGRIIQTMKARHLLDKMALATWECGDPGVQFHTTINDWHTCPKDGDIVASNPCSEYMFLDETGCNLASINLDKFYDSKTKTFDVEGFKHATRLWLIVLEISILMAGMMNPIMAERTYRYRTTGLGYVNLGAILMKAGIPYDSEKGRNIAGTITAIMTGEAYATSADIARAIGAFDAFASNKEDMMRVMRNHREALTNGNFEKLNIHPVTIDKSLVPNYIYEAAVDSWNRAIEMGDKYGYRNAQTTLIAPTGTIGLVMDCLTTGVEPDFSLIRYKKLVWGGYLKLVNNAVEDGLRNLGYTNDQVGDILKYIEDNLCIEGAPHITEEHLAVFDTANKNGTIGKRYIAPIGHVKMLAYTQPFLSGSISKTINLPETATIKDIKDIFVQSWKMGLKCNALYRDSSKLSQPMTTGSSSTDEYSKYFDFDNFQHNQVISTNNSIDLTDASSNEKSDIARTNQNNTPLTSHGNSNNTLISFDEPRRNKMKDERESVTHKFSVAGHEGYIIVGLFEDGRPGEIFLQMSKEGSTLSGIMDAWAITLSLGLQYGVPLESLVRKFVHARFEPAGMTGNKNIPIAKSIVDYIGRWLAMRFLPLEIAKQFHTEELVERYNLEKQEKDSQRNLFEINKKSNLITKNNLSAKEFDSSTVNESLLEFNGSRDEVIKAMRLNNEDAPTCPECGAVMVRNGACYKCLDCGATSGCS, encoded by the coding sequence ATGCAACCAAACAATACTAAATTACAAATCAAAAGGTATTTTACAAAACCAGAGGATAATCAATTGAACAAGATACAGTTTGAAAAAAGAAAAAGCGAAATAGTAAATGAGAAAAACGAAGTAATTCTTTCGCAAGATAATGTTGAAGTACCAACGACTTGGTCACAAACTGCGACTGAAATTATGACAAAGCTGTATTTGCGAAAGAGAGGTGTCCCCAAAAAAGCTGCAGAATCATACAAGGAATTTGAAAATGGGAAGGGTGATTTTCGTTCATATGTTGAGGTTCATAATGTAAATAGCGATGATTTGACTGATGAAGAAACGACTTCTGAGAACTCAATCAAACAACTTGCTCACAGAATGGCTGGCACATGGACTTATTGGGGCGAGAAATATGGGTATTTTGAAAGTAAGGAAGATGTAAAGGCTTTTTATGATGAACTGAGGTATATGATAATTAGCCAAACAGCTGCTCCAAACTCTCCTCAGTGGTTTAATACTGGTATAAATTGGGCGTATGGAATTCAAGGTGGACCACAAGGTCACTACTATATAGATCCAGATACTAAACAGGTTGTGAAAGCAACTGATACATATACTCACCCGCAACCACATGCTTGCTTCATACAAACATTGAAAGATGATTTAGTGAATGAAGGAGGAATATTTGACATGCTAAGAAAAGAAGCAATAATTTTTAAGTTTGGCTCTGGGTCTGGTGCTAATTATTCTTCGCTTCGTGGAAAGGGTGAAAAATTGACGGCTGGTGGAACTAGCTCTGGCCTTATGAGCTTTTTGAAGATTTTTGATGTGAGTGCAGGTTCAATCAAATCAGGTGGTACAACAAGAAGAGCAGCTCGTATGGTAGTTTTGAATGTTGATCATCCAGAAATTGAAGAGTTTATTGACTGGAAAATGAAGGAGGAAAGAAAAGTAGCAAGTCTATCAGCTGGCAGTCAGAATAATTATAAGTTTCTAAAAAAAGTAATTGAGGAATATCATAAACTTAAAATTTCAAACAAAGATCAATCAGACGAATCTAAAGATTATGAATTGAGACTACTTATTTCTTCAGCAAATGATGCTTTTGTTCCTTTAAATTATATCAAAAGAGTATTGATGCTTGTTGATAATGGACTGAAACCAGAAGATTTCACATATGAAAAGTATGACACTGATTTTCGTTCTGAAGCTTATGAAACTGTAAATGGACAAAATGCGAATAATTCTGTCAGAGTAACAAATGAATTTATGCAAGCAGTAGAAAAGGATTTGGATTGGAACTTGATTGCAAGAACAGATGGCAGGATTATACAAACTATGAAAGCTAGACATTTGCTTGATAAGATGGCTTTGGCGACTTGGGAATGTGGCGATCCGGGTGTGCAATTTCATACAACTATCAACGATTGGCATACTTGTCCTAAAGATGGCGATATTGTTGCAAGTAATCCATGTTCTGAATATATGTTTCTGGATGAAACTGGGTGTAATTTAGCATCAATCAACCTTGACAAATTTTATGATTCAAAGACAAAGACTTTTGATGTAGAAGGTTTCAAACATGCAACTAGACTTTGGTTAATTGTGTTGGAAATTTCAATCTTAATGGCTGGAATGATGAATCCAATTATGGCAGAAAGGACCTATAGATATAGAACTACTGGTCTTGGGTATGTGAATTTGGGTGCAATTTTGATGAAGGCAGGAATTCCATATGATTCTGAAAAAGGTAGAAACATTGCAGGAACTATAACTGCGATTATGACTGGCGAAGCATATGCAACTTCTGCAGATATCGCTCGTGCAATAGGTGCTTTTGATGCATTTGCAAGTAACAAAGAGGATATGATGAGAGTTATGAGAAACCATAGAGAAGCACTAACAAATGGAAACTTTGAGAAATTAAATATACACCCTGTAACGATTGATAAATCCCTAGTTCCGAATTATATTTATGAGGCTGCAGTTGACTCATGGAATCGAGCGATTGAAATGGGTGACAAATATGGTTATCGAAATGCACAAACAACTTTGATAGCGCCAACTGGAACTATAGGACTTGTTATGGATTGTTTGACAACTGGTGTTGAACCAGATTTTTCTTTGATAAGGTATAAAAAGCTAGTTTGGGGTGGTTATTTAAAACTTGTGAATAATGCAGTTGAGGATGGGTTGAGAAACCTTGGTTATACTAATGATCAAGTTGGTGATATTTTGAAATATATAGAGGATAACTTATGTATAGAAGGTGCACCACATATAACTGAAGAACATTTGGCTGTTTTTGATACTGCCAATAAAAATGGTACTATAGGCAAAAGGTATATAGCTCCAATCGGGCATGTCAAAATGCTTGCATACACACAACCATTTCTTTCTGGGTCAATTAGTAAAACTATAAATTTACCTGAAACTGCAACGATTAAAGATATCAAAGATATTTTTGTACAAAGTTGGAAAATGGGGTTGAAGTGCAATGCACTTTATAGAGATAGTTCGAAACTTTCGCAACCAATGACTACAGGTTCATCGAGTACAGATGAATACTCAAAGTACTTTGATTTTGACAATTTTCAACATAATCAAGTTATATCTACCAATAATTCAATTGACTTGACTGATGCTAGTAGTAATGAAAAGTCCGACATTGCAAGGACAAATCAAAATAACACTCCTTTAACTAGTCACGGAAATTCAAATAATACATTGATAAGTTTTGATGAACCAAGAAGGAATAAAATGAAAGATGAAAGAGAGAGCGTCACACACAAGTTTAGCGTAGCAGGACATGAAGGCTATATAATCGTAGGACTTTTTGAAGATGGAAGGCCAGGTGAAATATTTCTTCAAATGAGCAAAGAGGGAAGTACTTTGTCAGGGATTATGGATGCGTGGGCAATCACTCTTTCGCTCGGACTTCAGTATGGAGTTCCGCTTGAAAGCTTGGTTCGTAAGTTTGTACACGCTAGGTTTGAACCTGCAGGTATGACAGGTAATAAAAATATACCAATTGCCAAATCAATTGTTGACTATATAGGTAGATGGTTAGCAATGAGATTTTTGCCATTAGAAATTGCAAAGCAATTTCATACTGAAGAACTAGTTGAGAGATACAACCTCGAGAAACAAGAGAAAGATTCACAACGAAATTTGTTTGAGATAAATAAAAAAAGTAATTTAATTACAAAGAATAATTTATCAGCAAAAGAATTTGACTCTAGTACAGTAAATGAGTCATTACTGGAATTTAATGGAAGTAGGGATGAGGTAATAAAAGCTATGAGATTAAATAATGAAGACGCACCAACATGCCCAGAATGTGGCGCTGTTATGGTTAGAAATGGAGCTTGCTATAAATGTCTTGATTGTGGCGCAACAAGTGGATGTAGTTAA
- the nrdR gene encoding transcriptional repressor NrdR, translating to MICPYCKTQITSVVDKRDNEKDPITRRRRECENCKRRFTTYERVENIDLEVEKKSGRIEPFNRNKLRAGIFHAVRKQISEDKIDEIVEQIELELSQRRSNKVKSIEVGEMVLSKLLEIDKLSYLRFASVYKDFKEVEEFENEIQKIK from the coding sequence ATGATTTGCCCTTATTGTAAAACACAAATAACTTCAGTAGTAGATAAACGAGATAATGAAAAGGATCCTATAACCAGAAGACGCCGGGAATGTGAAAATTGCAAAAGAAGATTTACGACATATGAAAGAGTAGAAAACATAGACCTTGAAGTTGAAAAAAAGTCTGGAAGAATCGAGCCTTTCAATAGAAATAAACTTAGGGCTGGTATTTTTCATGCAGTGAGAAAACAAATTTCAGAAGACAAAATTGATGAGATTGTAGAGCAAATTGAGCTTGAACTTTCACAAAGGCGAAGCAATAAAGTCAAATCTATCGAGGTTGGTGAAATGGTGTTATCTAAGTTACTTGAAATTGACAAATTGAGTTACCTCCGTTTCGCAAGTGTTTACAAAGACTTTAAAGAGGTTGAAGAGTTCGAAAATGAGATACAAAAAATTAAATAG